From a region of the Triticum aestivum cultivar Chinese Spring chromosome 7D, IWGSC CS RefSeq v2.1, whole genome shotgun sequence genome:
- the LOC123170242 gene encoding uncharacterized protein yields the protein MRMRTTSLLLATGVIVAVICAAVVTPTPRWKSSDDDLKIEELAKWALAEMKQGLQLINVLRCEEQDQGGPGIIYRIMLDALNRTGGMGHFTTDVYEEAATKVRTLLYFGIAR from the coding sequence ATGAGGATGAGGACCACCAGCCTCCTCCTTGCCACCGGCGTCATCGTTGCGGTCATCTGCGCCGCCGTCGTCACCCCCACACCCAGGTGGAAATCCTCCGACGACGATCTGAAGATCGAAGAGCTCGCAAAGTGGGCGCTGGCGGAGATGAAGCAAGGCCTCCAGTTGATCAATGTGCTCCGTTGCGAGGAGCAAGACCAAGGCGGTCCAGGAATCATCTATCGTATCATGCTGGACGCGCTCAACCGCACCGGCGGGATGGGCCACTTCACAACGGACGTGTACGAGGAGGCGGCGACCAAAGTGCGCACGCTCCTCTACTTCGGCATAGCCCGGTAG